From Phaenicophaeus curvirostris isolate KB17595 chromosome 2, BPBGC_Pcur_1.0, whole genome shotgun sequence:
AATCCTCAGCACCCAGTGGAGCGTGAAGCTGTCCCACACCTGAGCCCAAGGCACGCTTGTAACAAGCATCCCGTGCCAAAACCATTGCCGGTGGTACTGACTGGTCCCCAGCTAGAGCCTCTTCATTCAgcctgccccccccacccccggctcCAAAATTGCGAGCGCAATTAGCAGCATCACCCGGAAAACTTTGCTGGCTGCAGTTCACTGGGAGATGCTAATCCCTCCATCCGCCATAGGGCTGGATCTGGGCGGCAGATGCCCATCGTCGCTTGCTCATCTTTTGTTCAGCACCTGGAACGGTCCCTCTcgcctcccctctcccccccctcctccttccctccggCAGATGCGATGGATGCAATCGTCGCGGGGGGCTATAAAAAGCCACCGGGATCAGTGGCCAAGTGGCAGACACTTGCCGGGAGCGCGCGGGAGAGGAGGACGGCGAGCGTGCCGTGGCAATCAGGCTCCCACCCTGGCCACAGGTAAGCCCCAAACCCCAGCCCTGTGGGTCTCCCTGATGTGTTTTGGGGGTtgggaagagggggaggagggaagagaaactTCCCCAAAATAATGGTGGGGTCTGGTTGCTGTGGGGAAGGGGACAATTCGTGATGGATGGCTCCGGACAGGGGTTTCACAGCAAGGAATGGGCCATAAAACAcacccttccctccctgcctcctgcttattgccctCTCACTCCATTTAGTGTCAGGTTTATTTGCATTATTGGGTGTCATTGTGTTCCCGAGGTGCTGCCCACTCCTGCCCCAGACCCTTGGTGCcactgtgctgagggctcccaGGCAGCGACACCGACAAATTTGGGTAGAAGACGTTCAGATTAGGTCTATCTCACTGTTTTATTCCCCCTTTCCAAACTGCTATTTCCTGTGATAAATCCAGGGTCCTTTCTCCCTCTGCCAAAGAAAGtccctctccatccatccatccacccatccatccactcagcctggctgcagagagcaggCTCAGCTTTCCCTTCTAGCGATACACTTCAAgccaaaatgagatttttcttctttctttaatgtGGGATgggcttttcctcttttttctcttgcaacGTGGTGAGACACCTGAGTCCACACCAAGTTAAACAGAACTGCTTGGGAAAGAGTTGGGGTTACAGAGGGAAAGCAACCTGAGCATCCTCAGGGACCTCGGAGCCAGGTCCTGTGGGTGTCCAGGAACAGATCCCAGCCTCATCCTCGATGGTGCAGGAGTAACAGTGACTTCAGATCAGGTTTAGCCCTGATCCTGAGTTAATTTTGGCAACCCCTGGGGTACCCTGTGTCCCAAACACCACCAGCACTTGCCATACCCCAGCCCACAGCATggaggggatggaactggatgggctttaagatccctttcaacccaaatcattctatgattttaagacTTTATGATTTTATACCCTTCCCAAAAGCCAAGCAACCAGCTTCAATAGTATTCAATATAAAATATCCCTCATTTACTCTTCTCCTCCTAATTTAATGTTATTTGAGGCTGTCTCCACCACCACGCAGGAATTTTGCAGCTGCTTGAGGGCCATTGCAGGACAGGTTAGGAGGGAGCCTGTATTTTTTAGAGGACTCATCTGTGAGTGATTGGCAAGGGATGAAACCTCAAGACAGCTCCCTTCCCCTCGCGGCATCATTCATCTTTATGGGGTTCTTAGGACACGGCAGCAATCCCTGCCGACAGCGCCTGTCACCTGTGCTAGCGGTGACAAAAGACCTGGGCTCAAGCAAGAAGTGCATTTGGGTTCAGAAGGCAaaaggaagaggctgaggaggagACACGTCCATTTTTTGAAGCAGCTGAGCAGGAGCAGTGAtgtgggtgcaggcagggaggcagcttcaggatgggcttcgaggtcccttccaacccaaaccttccctttgctgtgcctcagtttcccctctagCAAAAATCCCCTctgtgggatggagggaagagCAGTGCTTTGCAAGGAGCatgaagcagaaggaaagcttTGCAGGCAGAGTGATTTGCAGCACTAACATATCTCCCAGGCGATAGGGAAAAGGATAAAGCTGGGGATTCTGGAGGGGACCTCGCTCCTGCAATCCCAGCAGAGGCGACTTGGAAAAGGGAAAGTATAAGGACACATCCAAGAAAATGTTATAACACCTCCTGAAGGTAAAAAAGaggggtttgttggtttttttttttccttttatcccCATAGCTCCTGCACAGTTTCCGGGCTCACAGCCCCTCGCATCTCTCCCGTGAGCCAGGATGCCAAGCACGCTGTGGAGCAGCCTCCCCgtggtgctggggctgctgctctggCACCTCACTGGTGCCAGCAGCCCgtgctgggaaagcagcagatgCCAAGACCTTGCCAGTGAGGCCAACATTCTGGTAAGCCTGGGGATGGGGATTGCCCTCCACTTGCTTTAGCTTCTGACCTGGCAAGGAACTGGCACAGCAGGGTGACTCCCATCCACAACAGGCAATGCTTTGGGCCCCAGGACCCACAGGTTTCACTGGGCTCCCGTCTCCTTGCTTCACACCCAGAGGTGATGCTAAGTCAAGGTTTTGAGCTTCCTGCACGGGATGAGCCAGGAGATGGAGTGTCAGCTTTACCCTGTTCCCAAGGGTGCTCACACAGGATGGTGCAGGTGCTGGGTTTGCTCTGGGAACCCCACAGCGGGGGCTGTGCCCAACCCAGagccttttcatagaatcatagaatcaccaggttggaaaagacccattggatcatcaagtccaaccattcccatcaatcactaaaccatgtccctcagcacctcatccacctgtcccttaaacacctccagggaaggtgactcaaccacctccctgggcagcctctgccagtgcccaatgaccctttctgtgaaaaattttttcctaatgtccagcctaaacctcccctggaggagcttgaggccattccctctcgtcctgtcccctgtcacttgggagaagagcccagctccctcctctccacaacctcctttgagggagttgtagagagcaatgaggtctcccctcagctaaacacccccagctctctcagccgctcctcctaaggcctgttctccagccccctcaccagctttgttgctcttctctggacttgctccagagcctcaacatccttcttgtggtgaggggcccagaactgaacacaggattcgaggagcggtctcaccagtgccgagtacagagggagaagaacctccctggacctgctggtcacgccgtttctgatccaagccaagatgccattggccttcttggccacctgggccactgctggctcatggtcagtcgctgtcaaccaacacccccaggtccctctcctccaggcagctttccagccagacttctcctagtctgtagcactgcacagggttgttgtgccccaagtgcaggacccggcatttggccttgttaaacctcatcccatgggactcagcccagcagtccagcctgttcagatccctttggagcctccctgccctccagcagatccacgcttccacccagcttagtgtcacccaAAAACTTGCTAAGGGTCCACCCACCCCAGATCTTGAAGATTTCAGTGAGCTCCTGGCTTCATGGGGGCAGGGTGGAGACGATGCTGCTCAAACAAGGTTTTGAGCTTGCAGTGTCCCTTCCTTCATGAGATGAGCAAGGAGTTTCGATGCCAGCTTTACCCCATTCCCAACGGGGCTTGCGGAGGATGGTGCGGACGCTGGGTTTGCTCCAGCAACCCCACAGTGGGGGCTGTGCCCACCCCAGAGTCATTTCCACCAACCCCTGGCTGGTTTGGTGCTTTATACACTCCCCATCAAGGTGGTTGCGCTCACATGGGAATGTCAGAAGGGCACAAGCATAAAACCAGCTTGTGAATCATCCTGCTCTATCCAAGTAGTCTCCTGCAACCCCCACAACCATCTATGTGAGGCAATGCTTTGGGCCCTGGATCCTGAAGGTTTCAGTGGGTTCCTGGCTTCATGCAGGGCAAGGCAAGCAGAAACGATGATGCTTAAATTAGGTTTTGAGCTTGCAGCGTCCCTCCTTCATGAGATGAGCCAGGCGTTTGGGTGTCAGCTTTACCCTGTTCCCAAGGGTGCTCACACAGGATGATGTGGATGCTGGGTTTGCTCCAGCGACCCCACAACGGGGTCTGTGCCCTGCCTGGAGCTGTTTCCACCAACCCTGAGCTGGTTTGATCCCCTGACGCGGTGCTTTACGTTCAGCCCTCGACGTTCCCCATCGAGGCGGTTGCACACGGGGACCTCAGCAGGGCGTAAGCGTGGAAGTAGCTTGTGAAATATCCCACTCAATGCAAGCGTCCCCCTGCCCACGCATCCCATGCATCTCACCCTCCCATGCAGGCGTGTGCTGCAGCATGCAGGGCCGACCTGTCAGCCGAGGCGCCCGTCTATCCAGGGAACGggcacctccagcccctctccGAGAGCATCCGCAAGTACGTCATGAGCCACTTTCGCTGGAACAAGTTTGGCcggaggaacagcagcagcggTGGGGGCCACAAAAGGGAGGAGGCAGCGGAGGGGAACCCACCAGCAGCGTCGCTGCCCActgccccgccgccccgccgagagaaagagaaaggaaccAGGCTGGAGATAGAGGAAGGCAAACGCTCCTACTCCATGGAGCATTTCCGCTGGGGAAAGCCGGTGGGACGCAAGAGGAGACCCATCAAGGTCTACCCCAACGGGGTGGAGGAAGAGTCGGCCGAGAGCTACCCGCTGGAGttcaggagggagctggcacTCGACCACATTCTAGCACCgcctgaggaggagaaggaggaggaggaagaggagaaggaaggccaagaagaggagaaggtggCTGGTGGCTCCTACCACATGAGCCATTTCCGTTGGCACGCGCCGTTGAAGGACAAGCGCTATGGGGGCTTCATGACCTCAGAGCACAACCAGACCCCTCTAGTGACTCTCTTCAAGAACACCATCATCAAAAGCGCCTACAAGAAGGGGCAGTGATGGAGGAGAGCCCCTAGGGGCCCCCACCGCCAACCCCCTCATAGCTTTAGTGTCCCGCTGGCATGTCTTGCACGTAGAGATCACTCGTTATGTCGTTCTTAATTCGTGCTCTGAAGGGATGCGCTCCCGGGCTTCACTGGGTGGGAACAGGTTAGGGATGTTGACTGCTCCAACCCACCCGCCGGACACGCATGGGTAGCGGGGATGACGCCCAGTTCAGAGCACACCACGTGATATTCCTATCTTTTCACTGTACAATACTGTAAATGATGGATCTAAGGAATTGTAAAccaaaaacaaatacatttttttgcaAACTAAATGGGTGTCGGCAGCGTCTCTGAGTGCCCAGTGCTTGCAGAGGGGCAGCAAAAATAACTGCATGGCTGGGAAAGGGCTGGGGAGTGTGGGCTGGAGAGGAAGAgtaatcacggaatggtttgggttggaaagaacctcaaagcccatccagttccagccctctgtcatgggcagggacacctcccactggatcaggttgctccaagccccatccaacctggccttgaaaacctccagggatggggcagccaccacttctctgggcaacctgggccagggcctccccaccctcattgtaaagaatttcttcctaatgtctaagtcttcccctttccaatttaaagccatctcccctcgtcctatcactacaggcctttgtaaaaagctcctccccagctttcctgaagcccctttcagtactgggagccttctcttctccaggctgaacaaccccaactctccatACTTGTCCTCGGaaggaagatgctccagccctgagATCATTACTGTAGCCCCCCGAGGGGACTTCTGAGGGATGGAGAGAATACTGAATGATAAAGTTCCATGAAGATGAACACTGTTTGGGGTTCAACCCTGGGCACAATGGAGGGGGAAGGAATCTTGTCCACAGTTGAGGGTGTCCTCCTCACTGCAAACCTTCCCACCCAAGGCAGAGAGACAGTGCCCAGGTACTGTGAACACTCCAGGAGAGCAGAGCCCCTGAGGTGGCAACATCAACATttatttgcaaaaagaaaaaaaaggggggttaaGATGGTGCATTTGAAACTATTGAGGGGCTTCTTGGCCCCTCCTGACACGCAAATGCCACAGCGCTCCAAAATACAGAGATGGAGACACACACGTGCACCTCGAGTGTTGGTTTGACAGGAATGGATTCGGTTGCCGCTACGTGTCTAAACTAAACGAGAACAAACAGGTCACCGACATCGGGTGTGGGGCTTGGGGGGGACACTTCACAGATGGAGTTTGGGTCCCAAAATGCAGAGGTGAGACATGCTGGGTGATGCAGCTGGCTGGGAGACGACGGCCCTGGCCCCGCTGCCGGGTCCCATGGAGGTGAGCAAGGGAAAAGCTTTGGGATAGGAGGGATAACCCACTGTCCAGGGTTATTTTCTGTCCCAGAGGGATGGTGGGCACCCCATAGCATAACCCCTCCTCCAGTGCAAGCAAACCTTGTGCTCATCTTCCCTCCTTCTTAGTAGTTTTGAGGAGGTTTGGAAGTGTTTTTCCCCATGGACACACAAATTGGGGgctaattttgttttaaatggtaGCACTTTTCATTGGAAGAGCCTTGGTAGCAAACCCTCCTTCCCCGAGCCCCTTCCCATCTCGCATCCCCACTGCcgacccccaaacctgccccagcCAAAAACTCCAGTGGGACAAGGGAGCAAAAAGGGCTTGGGGACAGGGGATGGAGACACACCGGGAGCCtgaggagaggcagcagaggctGCGAGCGGGGCAGATCCAGCCCAGGGACCAAAATAAACCCTTGTTTTTCCTGTCCTCTTAAGCAAGCTCATTTCCTAAGCCCGGATTACAGCACAACCGCACAAGCAAGCGGTGACCTCGGAGCAATCGTGAACTGTATCTGCcgctgaggggaaaaaaaagagggatgtAATGTGTCATTATAGCTTAAAATAACTGCCTGGAGGTGCCGCAAGAGAGGGAAACAGGTCGTGGCTGAAACAACCCAGCAGTGCAAACATGGAGCAGCTGCCTTTACCTGCTGTCCCACCGCCATGCGAGGAAGCAGCTCCCACATCTCTGGCTTTAGACCCTTCTGTGCCTCTTTGTGCAGTGAGGATGGAGGCAGTGTGTCCGGCCAGAAGGAACGGGGCTACCTGAGCTTGCAGGATAGATCCCAGGGCTGATCGGAGGACAATGGCAGCACCCGTTCGACTGCCAGTGTGCCTAAGCTCACCTTGCCAACAGCCTTAGGACACCACTTGAAAGGCAtctgggagcagcagagacCCTGTGAATGACTGAAACCCCACCGTGAACAACTGAAACCACACTGTGAACGACTGAAACCCCTCTGTGAACAAATGAAACCCCTCTGTGAACAGCTGAAACCTTTCCATAAATGACTGAAATCCCTCCATGAAGGACAGACACCCCCTCAAGCaacttttcctcctcctctcttccaccTCCACTTTGCAGTTTTTGTTTGGTAGAACCTAGAATTTTCTACCGTGTGTGACTAAAGCAAAACGCTTGATAggctcctctccctccagcCCAAATTCAGCTTGATCCCATCGCACAAGAGGCAGCACAATCCATGCCCAAGCAAGTGCAGGGTCTGCAGGGTGCACCCTGTAAAACAACTTctttcctgctgtgctgcagtttCTTTGTGGTTACAGCTCAGATGATTTAACAGTGGACTCTGTCAAAGTGATTCGGCTccaaaaaaatgaataaacaagTCTTTCTTTGAGACAGGAACCTCAAAACTGTGAAAATCCAACCCAAAAATATGAAAGCAGTGGGTTAATGTGTTAATATTCCCCCAGCATGGGGAATATTATGGGCATGGGTTGCTTGTGCCTCATGCCACAGCTCCAGGTGCTTCACTGTCTGTAGGCTTAGCCGCCCCAGCCCCCTGCGAGCAGCCTGCTGGGCACCTGGGTGAGAGGCTCTTGTGGGTTTTCCCACCAAAGAAGCGGGGTTTCCCACCAAAAATTGGGGTTTTcccaccttaaaaaaaaaaaaaagtgggttttCCCAAACAAACCATGTTTTCAAAGTGACCTGGAACCAGCCaggtggatgggatgggatgggatgggatgggatgggatgggatgggatggga
This genomic window contains:
- the POMC gene encoding pro-opiomelanocortin, which gives rise to MPSTLWSSLPVVLGLLLWHLTGASSPCWESSRCQDLASEANILACAAACRADLSAEAPVYPGNGHLQPLSESIRKYVMSHFRWNKFGRRNSSSGGGHKREEAAEGNPPAASLPTAPPPRREKEKGTRLEIEEGKRSYSMEHFRWGKPVGRKRRPIKVYPNGVEEESAESYPLEFRRELALDHILAPPEEEKEEEEEEKEGQEEEKVAGGSYHMSHFRWHAPLKDKRYGGFMTSEHNQTPLVTLFKNTIIKSAYKKGQ